The DNA segment CCGGCCGGGGTTTCTTCAGTCCTCGGCCCTTATGAAGCGCGTGCTGCAGTTGATGTCCCTCGTGGTGGCCTGCTGGGCCGCCATCCCAGCGATGGCTGCCGAGTCGCAGTCGACCGAGCCGGCGGCAGCGGTGGCAGACGGCAAAACGACCGTGGTGCAGACCGACACCGGGAGTAGCACCCAGGTGGTGGCGGCCACGGCGGGGGCGACGGGGACGGCGCCCAACGTGACGGTCGTGAACAAGGGCAGGACGGTCGCGACCGACCTGCTTGAGCGCTTTGTGAGCTGGTTGCACCGGTTTTTCCCCCAGGTGGATGACCAGTTGTTCCACTGGATTGCGTGCGGCATCATCGTGCTCCTGGCGGTCGTGCTGCGGCACCTGATCACGAACATCATCTTTTTCTATCTCAAGAAGCTGGCTTCAAAGACGGAGACGACGCTGGACGACAAGCTCTTCCCGGCGATGGAGACGCCGACCGCCACGCTGGTCATGGTCGTGGGTATCTTCGCGGCGCTGACCGTGCTGCAACTGTCGCCGGAATCCGACGTGCTGATCGGCAATAGCGCCAAGATGGCGATCCTGGCCGTGATCGTCTGGGGCCTGATTCGCGCGGGTGGCGCGCTCCTCGATCACCTCGAGGAGGTGGCGCACGGGCGGCAGATGACGGTGGCGACGTTCATGCCGCTGATCAAAAAGACGCTGCTGGTCTTCGCGGTCATCCTCGGCGTCCTGATCATCCTCGATAGCGTGGGCGCGCCGGTGAAGGTGTTCCTGACCTCCCTGGGCATCGGTGGCCTGGCCTTCGCCCTGGCGGCGCAGGATACGATCGCCAACCTCTTCGGCTCGTTCGTGGTGGTGATGGATCAGCCGTTTCGCGTGGGCGACACGGTCAGGATCGCCGGCCAGGTCGGCACGGTGGAGGACATCGGGTTGCGTTCCACCAAGTTGCGGCTGGTGGACAAGTCGCTGCTCGTCATCCCGAACAAGTCAGTCGCTTCGGAATCGATCACCAATCTGGCGCGCTTCGCCCGTCGCCGCGTGGAGCAGGTGATCGGCCTGACGTACGACACGAAGCCCGAGCAGCTCGATACGATGGTGGCCGATCTGCAGAAGCTGATCAGCAGCCAGCCCGAGGTGGATCCGGCCTCGGTCATGGTCTACTTCCGCGATTTCAACAGCTCGTCGCTCGATCTCTGGATGGTATACGAGACGCCGGACCCGGATTTCCGGAAGCACATGGTGGTCCGCCAGCGACTCAACCTGGCCATCATGCGGCTCGTCGAGTCGCGCGGCCTGTCGATGGCGTTCCCGACGCAGACCATCCAGTTCGACGGTCCCGTTGCCCGCCAGCTCGCCGCCGCCAAGACGCCGGCCGTGCCGCAGGCGAAGTAGTCCCGCGCGAATCGCATCCTCGTCCGAGTTCACGGGCCGCCGCGGGGCGGCCCGTTTGTTTTGGTGGCCCGCGACAGGCGGGTCAGCCGGTGGTCTTGTGGAACCGGCTCACGGCGAAAGCCATGACCGCGATGCCGAGGGCGACGAGGGCTGCCATCTGGGGCCAGAGCACGTCGAA comes from the Opitutus sp. ER46 genome and includes:
- a CDS encoding mechanosensitive ion channel family protein, with translation MKRVLQLMSLVVACWAAIPAMAAESQSTEPAAAVADGKTTVVQTDTGSSTQVVAATAGATGTAPNVTVVNKGRTVATDLLERFVSWLHRFFPQVDDQLFHWIACGIIVLLAVVLRHLITNIIFFYLKKLASKTETTLDDKLFPAMETPTATLVMVVGIFAALTVLQLSPESDVLIGNSAKMAILAVIVWGLIRAGGALLDHLEEVAHGRQMTVATFMPLIKKTLLVFAVILGVLIILDSVGAPVKVFLTSLGIGGLAFALAAQDTIANLFGSFVVVMDQPFRVGDTVRIAGQVGTVEDIGLRSTKLRLVDKSLLVIPNKSVASESITNLARFARRRVEQVIGLTYDTKPEQLDTMVADLQKLISSQPEVDPASVMVYFRDFNSSSLDLWMVYETPDPDFRKHMVVRQRLNLAIMRLVESRGLSMAFPTQTIQFDGPVARQLAAAKTPAVPQAK